A stretch of Oryza brachyantha chromosome 4, ObraRS2, whole genome shotgun sequence DNA encodes these proteins:
- the LOC102714173 gene encoding putative peptidyl-tRNA hydrolase PTRHD1, with product MLSLLPLRLPCSASASAAATHPNSTVLLRRAVTPRLPILPISPRASMSAAATPDAAASTAAAAASSSVGGEAGKEAEDVVVQYVVLRRDLADAWPLGSVVAQGCHAAVAAVWAHRDHPDTAAYCGPDNLDRMHKVTLEVKGETQLKNLAEKLEAAGVRHKLWIEQPENIPTCIATAPCPKSQVSSFFKKFKLCK from the exons ATGCTGTCCTTGCTTCCCCTTCGCTTGCcgtgctccgcctccgcctccgcagcCGCGACGCATCCAAACTCCACTGTCCTCCTCCGACGCGCCGTTACTCCTAGGCTTCCCATCCTCCCGATCTCACCGCGAGCCAGcatgagcgccgccgccacgccggaTGCCGCTGCttcgaccgccgccgccgcggcctcctcctccgtgggTGGGGAAGCGGGGAAGGAGGCGGAGGATGTGGTCGTGCAGTACGTGGTGCTGCGGCGGGACCTCGCGGACGCGTGGCCGCTGGGGAGCGTGGTGGCGCAGGGGTGccacgccgccgttgccgccgtgtGGGCGCACCGGGACCACCCGGACACCGCCGCCTACTGCGGACCTGACAACCTCGACCGGATGCACAAG GTAACGCTGGAGGTTAAAGGAGAGACACAACTGAAGAACCTGGCTGAGAAGCTAGAAGCAGCTGGTGTCCGGCACAAGCTGTGGATAGAGCAGCCCGAGAACATCCCAACTTGCATAGCCACAGCGCCCTGCCCAAAGTCACAGGTTTCTTCATTCTTCAAGAAGTTCAAGCTTTGTAAATGA